From Bacillus sp. E(2018), a single genomic window includes:
- a CDS encoding deoxynucleoside kinase, producing the protein MSKLIQYGIPNDAVITVAGMVGAGKSTFTNALAEKLKFRTSMEKVDNNPYLENFYHDFKRWSFHLQIFFLAERFKEQKRMFDYGGGFVQDRSIYEDTGIFARMHFDKGNMSDVDYETYTHLFEAMVMTPYFPQPDCLIYLEGSLDNILARIQKRGRKMEQETPVSYWEEMYDRYEKWIASFNSCPVLRVNINDYDLRDNPESIDHIVEKIAQKIEAKREVRL; encoded by the coding sequence ATGAGTAAACTCATACAATACGGAATCCCAAACGATGCTGTCATTACAGTGGCCGGTATGGTAGGTGCGGGTAAATCTACGTTTACGAATGCACTTGCTGAAAAATTAAAGTTTCGTACTTCCATGGAGAAAGTGGATAACAACCCATACTTAGAAAACTTTTATCATGATTTTAAGCGCTGGAGCTTTCACCTGCAGATTTTCTTTTTAGCAGAACGCTTCAAAGAGCAAAAAAGAATGTTCGACTATGGCGGCGGGTTTGTGCAAGACCGTTCGATCTATGAAGACACAGGTATATTTGCTCGCATGCACTTTGATAAAGGCAACATGTCTGATGTAGATTACGAAACGTATACTCACCTGTTTGAAGCTATGGTCATGACACCATACTTCCCACAGCCTGATTGCTTGATATACTTAGAAGGCTCTCTAGATAATATCTTAGCTCGTATTCAAAAACGCGGCCGTAAGATGGAGCAAGAAACACCGGTTTCCTACTGGGAAGAGATGTACGACCGCTATGAAAAGTGGATCGCTTCTTTTAATTCTTGCCCTGTGCTTCGTGTGAACATCAATGATTACGATCTTCGCGATAATCCAGAGTCCATCGATCATATCGTAGAAAAGATTGCACAAAAGATTGAAGCGAAACGAGAAGTACGCTTATAA
- a CDS encoding deoxynucleoside kinase, whose protein sequence is MSSTPFIAVEGPIGVGKTSLAKAIAEHYNFQLLKEIVEENPFLGKFYDNIDEWSFQTEMFFLCNRYKQLEEIQGQYLSKQIPVVSDYHIFKNRIFAGRTLKDGNLHKYMQCFDILTEDMPVPNVIIYLNASLDTLLDRVRKRGRFIEQNMEPAYLEQLAEDYETFMTAFKKQHPEIPVLSFNGDDLDFVAYEADKEKIFSLIDATLKKGEVAR, encoded by the coding sequence ATGAGTTCAACCCCCTTTATCGCAGTTGAAGGGCCGATTGGCGTAGGGAAAACATCGCTCGCAAAAGCTATTGCCGAGCACTATAACTTTCAATTATTGAAAGAGATTGTAGAGGAGAATCCTTTTCTCGGAAAATTTTACGACAACATCGATGAGTGGAGTTTTCAAACCGAGATGTTCTTTCTTTGCAACAGGTATAAACAGCTTGAAGAGATTCAAGGGCAGTATCTATCTAAACAGATCCCTGTCGTTTCTGATTATCATATCTTTAAGAACCGTATTTTTGCCGGACGAACGCTAAAAGACGGAAATCTTCATAAATACATGCAGTGCTTTGATATCCTTACAGAGGATATGCCTGTTCCGAACGTGATCATCTATTTGAACGCTAGTCTGGATACGTTGCTTGATCGCGTACGAAAGCGCGGACGTTTTATCGAGCAAAATATGGAGCCAGCGTACTTAGAACAGTTAGCTGAAGATTACGAGACGTTCATGACTGCTTTTAAAAAGCAGCACCCGGAGATTCCTGTACTCTCGTTTAACGGAGATGATTTAGATTTTGTTGCGTATGAAGCGGATAAAGAGAAGATCTTTTCCCTAATCGATGCAACTCTGAAAAAAGGAGAAGTTGCGCGATGA
- a CDS encoding isochorismatase family cysteine hydrolase — protein sequence MEKQHQHENNKIPVALLIIDVINDFNFPEAPLLLKTSAPIADKIYDLKQRAKEEKIPVIYVNDNFGQWQSDKHKLVDYCSTQPGGEFVKKLQPDDDDFFVVKPKHSGFFSTPLSTLLNELGVQTLILCGVAGNICVLFTANDAYMRGFTLYAPADCSASNIEEDNERALILMEKTLNADISKSEELDLKEIIDQANENKHKTMY from the coding sequence ATGGAAAAGCAACATCAGCACGAGAACAATAAAATACCAGTCGCTTTGCTTATTATTGACGTCATCAACGACTTTAATTTTCCCGAAGCGCCGCTCTTGTTAAAAACTTCTGCACCGATCGCCGATAAAATTTATGATCTGAAACAGCGTGCAAAAGAAGAAAAGATACCGGTGATTTACGTGAACGATAACTTCGGACAATGGCAGTCAGATAAGCACAAGCTTGTTGATTATTGCTCCACACAACCCGGTGGTGAATTCGTAAAAAAATTACAGCCAGACGATGATGATTTCTTTGTCGTCAAACCCAAGCATTCTGGATTTTTCTCGACACCTTTATCTACCTTATTAAATGAGCTGGGTGTCCAAACTTTAATCCTTTGCGGTGTCGCCGGTAACATATGTGTTCTTTTTACAGCAAACGATGCTTATATGAGAGGTTTTACACTTTATGCACCAGCTGATTGTTCAGCATCTAATATAGAAGAAGATAATGAAAGAGCCTTAATCTTAATGGAAAAGACATTGAATGCCGATATCAGCAAGAGCGAAGAGTTGGATTTAAAAGAGATCATCGATCAGGCAAATGAAAACAAACATAAAACGATGTACTAA
- the tadA gene encoding tRNA adenosine(34) deaminase TadA, protein MMEILEKDEYYMELALEEAQKAADIGEVPIGAILVIDDEIIARAHNLREAEQRAIAHAELLAIDQACREKEAWRLEGATLYVTLEPCAMCSGAIVLSRVSRVVYGAADPKGGCAGTLMNLLQEERFNHQCEVVAGVKGEACGHILSRFFKNLRDRKRKEKEERRKEL, encoded by the coding sequence ATGATGGAGATCTTAGAAAAAGATGAATATTACATGGAGCTTGCATTAGAAGAAGCTCAAAAAGCAGCGGATATTGGTGAGGTTCCCATTGGGGCTATTTTAGTCATAGACGATGAAATCATCGCAAGAGCCCATAATCTGCGTGAAGCCGAACAAAGAGCGATCGCTCACGCAGAGCTTCTAGCCATCGATCAGGCTTGTAGAGAAAAGGAAGCTTGGCGACTTGAAGGAGCAACATTATACGTAACGCTTGAACCGTGTGCGATGTGTTCGGGCGCGATTGTCCTATCAAGAGTGAGTCGAGTTGTATACGGAGCGGCTGATCCTAAAGGAGGCTGCGCGGGAACGTTAATGAACCTTTTACAAGAAGAGCGCTTTAACCACCAATGTGAGGTTGTGGCCGGTGTAAAAGGTGAAGCATGTGGTCATATTCTTTCTCGTTTTTTTAAAAACCTTCGCGATCGTAAAAGGAAGGAAAAGGAAGAGCGTAGAAAGGAGCTTTAG